In Candidatus Gastranaerophilales bacterium, a single genomic region encodes these proteins:
- a CDS encoding DHA2 family efflux MFS transporter permease subunit yields MANDTTIENWSPKYSSWTIALPVLMAVFIFALNETISNVALVNIAGALSISMNESTWIITSYLMASGIAIAMVGFLAKILGRKKLFISAVILFTVSSFTCAISNSMLMMVVSRFFQGIGGGALLPLGQAIILETFPPNERQKAMAIFGLVFILAPVIGPILGGWITENWCWQWIFLIDIPLGIICALWLKKILEDPPYARKEKNVKIDTVGITFLSLWLISMQIVLDKGNDADWFGSAWVCWLSAFSIICAIIFFVSQFKNKEPLLNLRILKDPTYFWGTFIQVILMAVFLASASLLPSMLQNLMGYTSYLSGLSMGIRGAGNLIALFAYFIIAKHLGDRRIAAIGLFFLGLGSWYFGMINLEINLNSIAIPNIFYGAGIFLSLTPLVPLSCATIDNKDLTNASGIQNLLKNTGGAIGTSISVTMISRFSQMHQMMMVRNLNYTNDTFMEKINAATATFSNNVDPITAQGIAHGMVYGELVKQAHLWGYIDTFRWFAVVTFLLIPLLLFIKKPKEVKDEK; encoded by the coding sequence ATGGCAAACGATACAACAATAGAAAACTGGAGTCCAAAGTACAGTTCTTGGACAATCGCTTTACCTGTATTGATGGCTGTGTTTATTTTTGCACTTAATGAGACCATTTCAAACGTAGCACTGGTAAACATTGCAGGGGCACTTTCTATAAGTATGAACGAGTCGACTTGGATTATCACAAGTTATCTTATGGCAAGTGGTATAGCAATTGCAATGGTAGGATTTTTAGCCAAAATATTGGGACGAAAAAAACTCTTTATCTCCGCTGTAATTTTATTTACAGTATCATCATTTACTTGTGCAATTTCAAACTCAATGCTTATGATGGTTGTTTCCAGATTCTTTCAAGGAATCGGAGGAGGAGCATTATTACCGTTAGGACAGGCAATCATTTTAGAAACTTTTCCCCCAAATGAAAGACAAAAAGCGATGGCAATTTTTGGGTTAGTTTTTATTTTAGCACCTGTAATAGGTCCGATTCTTGGTGGCTGGATTACCGAAAACTGGTGCTGGCAATGGATTTTTTTAATTGATATTCCTCTTGGAATTATTTGTGCATTATGGCTTAAAAAAATTCTCGAGGATCCACCTTATGCAAGAAAAGAAAAGAATGTAAAAATTGATACAGTTGGTATAACTTTCCTTTCACTATGGCTGATTTCAATGCAAATCGTATTAGATAAAGGAAATGATGCCGATTGGTTTGGCTCAGCTTGGGTGTGTTGGCTAAGTGCTTTTTCTATAATTTGTGCGATTATATTTTTTGTATCTCAATTTAAAAACAAAGAACCGCTTTTGAATTTACGAATTTTAAAAGACCCGACTTATTTTTGGGGAACTTTTATTCAAGTAATCTTGATGGCGGTTTTCCTTGCATCAGCATCACTCTTGCCTTCTATGCTACAAAACCTTATGGGCTACACATCATATTTAAGTGGGCTTTCTATGGGCATAAGGGGGGCAGGAAATTTAATTGCGTTGTTTGCATATTTTATTATAGCTAAACACTTAGGTGATAGAAGAATTGCAGCAATTGGATTGTTCTTTTTAGGCTTGGGAAGTTGGTATTTTGGAATGATTAATCTTGAAATAAACCTAAATTCTATCGCAATTCCAAACATCTTCTACGGAGCGGGAATCTTCCTTTCTTTAACACCATTGGTTCCGCTTTCTTGTGCAACTATTGATAATAAAGATTTAACAAATGCCTCAGGTATTCAAAACCTTTTAAAAAACACTGGCGGAGCAATTGGAACTTCAATATCCGTAACAATGATTTCAAGATTTTCTCAAATGCATCAAATGATGATGGTTCGAAATTTAAATTACACAAATGACACTTTTATGGAAAAAATAAATGCTGCAACTGCAACCTTTTCAAACAACGTAGATCCGATAACAGCACAAGGAATTGCTCATGGAATGGTTTATGGCGAATTGGTTAAACAAGCACACTTATGGGGTTATATAGACACTTTCAGATGGTTTGCTGTTGTAACCTTCTTGTTAATCCCGTTACTACTATTTATAAAAAAACCAAAAGAGGTAAAAGATGAAAAATAA
- a CDS encoding HD domain-containing protein: MLDLSAKYSVVVFSIGDTKAGTKMGKLQLKKIEDETLLNCILWEEALSRIDHKIFRTGNIVKILGGSYNEKFNNCLVTSLELLEEAPLGLSETEQNEKFQELLEYVNNFKNENLKTFVTSLMFEYEKSFKISPAAKLMHHNYVGGLLQHTYECVKTSDKVLDMYNEKFDPDTLRAACLLHDFGKIFEYKIDEQTGLIDYDENFRKDWLSHSQWGYTHCMQAGFKDIAKMIAAHHGRTEWGSMIDLNDRDLDPLVYAVHHIDDLSAKYGKISINELN; this comes from the coding sequence ATGTTAGATTTATCAGCTAAATATTCGGTTGTAGTTTTTTCTATCGGTGACACTAAAGCCGGAACAAAAATGGGTAAACTTCAACTTAAAAAAATTGAAGATGAAACTCTTTTAAATTGTATTTTGTGGGAAGAAGCTCTTTCTCGGATTGACCACAAAATATTCAGAACAGGCAATATTGTAAAAATTCTCGGAGGCTCTTATAATGAGAAATTCAATAATTGCTTAGTAACAAGCTTGGAGCTTTTGGAAGAAGCCCCTCTAGGGCTCTCTGAAACAGAGCAAAATGAAAAATTTCAAGAGCTTTTGGAATACGTTAATAATTTTAAAAATGAAAATCTAAAAACCTTCGTAACTTCTTTGATGTTTGAATACGAGAAAAGCTTCAAAATTTCACCTGCCGCAAAACTTATGCACCACAACTATGTAGGAGGTTTGTTGCAACACACTTATGAATGTGTCAAAACATCAGACAAAGTTTTGGATATGTATAACGAAAAATTTGACCCCGATACACTTCGAGCAGCATGCTTGTTGCATGATTTCGGAAAAATTTTCGAATACAAAATTGATGAACAAACAGGTCTTATAGATTATGACGAAAACTTCCGCAAAGACTGGCTTTCCCACTCTCAATGGGGCTACACCCACTGCATGCAAGCTGGATTTAAAGATATTGCCAAAATGATTGCGGCTCACCACGGCAGAACTGAATGGGGTTCTATGATAGACCTTAACGATAGGGATTTAGACCCTCTCGTCTATGCCGTTCACCATATTGACGACTTGTCTGCAAAATATGGTAAAATCTCAATTAACGAGTTAAATTAG
- the galE gene encoding UDP-glucose 4-epimerase GalE → MILITGGAGYIGSQTALNLLEKDEDVVIFDNFSIGHKEIIDEIIKEYPSANFVKGDLKNFEEINQVFKEYKIDSVLHCAAMSIVSESVVDPQKYYSNNVLGSLNLLDAMVENNVKNIVLSSSCSVYGEQEYLPIDEKHPVNPVNPYGATKLAVEGMLRDYELAYGIKFVILRYFNVIGADGKNRTGEWYPGETRLITNLMKKIVNGGVFKIFGDDYDTKDGTCVRDYINVEDIADAHKLALDYLVKNQKSEIFNLGSMHGYSVKEILNAVKKTLNIEIDVEVCKRRQGDPAVLFADSEKAKNLLGWNPQKSLEHSIETAYEWNKKLKNMN, encoded by the coding sequence ATGATTTTAATAACAGGTGGAGCAGGCTATATTGGCTCTCAGACAGCGTTGAATTTGCTTGAAAAAGATGAAGATGTTGTTATATTCGATAATTTTTCTATCGGACATAAAGAAATAATTGATGAAATTATAAAAGAATATCCGAGTGCGAATTTTGTAAAAGGTGATTTGAAAAATTTTGAAGAAATAAATCAGGTTTTTAAAGAGTATAAAATAGACTCTGTTTTGCATTGTGCAGCAATGTCTATTGTCAGCGAATCTGTTGTTGACCCTCAAAAATACTATAGCAACAATGTTTTGGGCTCTTTAAATCTATTAGATGCAATGGTTGAAAATAATGTAAAAAATATTGTTTTATCTTCAAGCTGCTCTGTTTATGGTGAGCAAGAATATTTGCCGATTGATGAAAAACACCCTGTAAATCCTGTTAATCCTTATGGGGCTACAAAGCTTGCAGTAGAAGGAATGCTTCGTGATTATGAGCTTGCGTATGGGATAAAATTTGTTATTTTAAGATATTTCAACGTAATCGGTGCAGATGGGAAAAACAGAACCGGCGAATGGTATCCGGGGGAAACAAGATTAATTACAAATTTGATGAAAAAAATTGTCAATGGCGGCGTCTTTAAAATCTTTGGCGACGACTATGATACAAAAGACGGCACTTGTGTAAGGGATTATATTAACGTTGAAGATATAGCTGATGCTCACAAATTGGCGTTAGATTATTTGGTTAAAAATCAAAAAAGCGAAATTTTTAATTTAGGTTCAATGCATGGCTACAGCGTAAAGGAAATCTTGAATGCGGTTAAAAAGACATTGAATATTGAAATAGATGTCGAAGTTTGCAAAAGACGTCAAGGTGACCCTGCGGTTTTATTTGCAGATTCTGAAAAGGCTAAAAATTTGCTCGGTTGGAATCCTCAAAAAAGCCTTGAACATTCAATTGAAACTGCTTATGAGTGGAATAAAAAATTAAAAAATATGAATTAA
- a CDS encoding TolC family protein has protein sequence MKNKKLISAFLCINILAINATPSIAITSATKNNTIKTQVTEYKFENINLDWWQSYNDEYLEGYIIKALNENQDLKIATLKVEEAKQNVKLQFAQELPGAQVGVSPVLSKLPYNTSTEGSFSIPIAVNYEADIFLKNHDKTKSVKKLYDVAKFNEKALYISISSQIGATYFNIVKLDKLIHIQNEIIKDRKQIFELNKITNSQGLTSTADLVNSEKAYVLAVADMSDLKKAREILLNSLAVMTGESPSNIEEMGRLSFDELTATKQIPVEIASDVITNRPDYLAAEKMVEKAGLDVRIAKKEFLPNINLLGLLTFNSFSSVSSMNWANVLAVFGGAAMLDIFRGGAKIANLRLKKNYYEQTLQYYYKTNLTAIQEVNDALCALKFDHNKYLKNLNSYSMQKKDYKYSEIKYQDGLISNLDLLQQKETLLSMNKMVISSKTDCYINQISLYKAVGGKL, from the coding sequence ATGAAAAATAAAAAACTTATATCCGCATTTTTATGCATAAATATTTTAGCGATAAATGCAACACCTTCAATCGCTATAACATCTGCTACTAAAAACAACACCATAAAAACACAGGTAACAGAATACAAATTTGAAAATATCAATCTTGATTGGTGGCAGTCATACAATGATGAATATTTGGAAGGATATATAATAAAAGCTTTAAATGAAAACCAAGACCTAAAGATTGCAACTTTAAAAGTTGAAGAGGCAAAGCAAAATGTCAAACTTCAATTTGCACAAGAACTTCCCGGGGCTCAAGTCGGCGTATCGCCTGTTTTGTCGAAGCTACCGTACAATACAAGCACCGAGGGTTCTTTTTCAATACCTATAGCTGTAAATTACGAGGCTGATATTTTTCTAAAAAATCATGATAAAACTAAATCCGTAAAGAAGCTTTATGACGTTGCAAAATTCAATGAAAAAGCTTTATACATTTCTATTTCATCGCAAATTGGAGCCACTTATTTCAATATTGTTAAGCTTGATAAATTAATTCATATTCAAAATGAAATAATTAAAGACAGAAAACAGATTTTTGAACTGAACAAAATCACAAACTCTCAAGGACTGACTTCAACGGCAGATTTAGTAAATTCTGAAAAAGCTTATGTATTAGCGGTTGCAGATATGTCTGACTTAAAAAAAGCAAGAGAAATTCTTTTAAACTCGCTTGCTGTTATGACAGGTGAGAGCCCTAGCAATATTGAAGAAATGGGCAGATTAAGCTTTGATGAATTAACAGCTACAAAACAAATTCCTGTTGAAATAGCATCCGATGTTATAACCAACCGTCCTGACTATCTAGCAGCAGAAAAAATGGTAGAAAAAGCAGGTCTTGATGTAAGAATTGCAAAAAAAGAATTTCTACCTAATATTAATCTTTTAGGATTGTTAACCTTTAACTCTTTTTCAAGCGTAAGCTCTATGAACTGGGCAAATGTACTTGCTGTTTTTGGAGGAGCTGCAATGCTTGATATTTTTAGAGGTGGTGCTAAAATAGCGAATTTAAGGCTTAAAAAGAACTATTACGAACAAACCCTCCAATATTATTACAAAACCAATTTGACAGCTATACAAGAGGTCAATGATGCACTTTGTGCATTAAAATTTGACCACAATAAATATTTAAAGAACTTAAATTCATATAGTATGCAAAAGAAAGATTATAAATATTCAGAAATAAAATATCAAGACGGATTAATCTCAAATCTTGACTTACTTCAACAAAAAGAAACGCTATTATCTATGAACAAGATGGTAATTTCAAGTAAAACAGACTGTTATATTAATCAAATCAGCTTATATAAAGCAGTTGGGGGTAAATTATAG
- a CDS encoding HlyD family secretion protein, which yields MEEKEKIKKQEKRNPNKIFIIAIAFLILIFGCKFIYDELGYVSTDDAYVETTTVQVSPKVSGQLVKVLVSDNQKVKKGDLIAVIEDNDYKIKLAQASAKYEQAIQNQKNAKANHESVQTQIATAKADYERYKHSYEAGAVSKQAYDAAKTKYDSVKATLTNSSEALITKDGKSVADAQIAELKALKNQAELYLSYTRIYAPQDGTIAGKKASVGMLVQPGTPLLTIVPHNVWVIANYKENQLEHIEIGQEVEIKVDAYPHQKFTGKIDSFQRASGAKSSMFPPENAVGSFVKIVQRIPVKIVFTDLTEEQMKKIIPGMSVEPKVNIRKAI from the coding sequence ATGGAAGAAAAAGAAAAAATTAAAAAACAAGAAAAAAGAAACCCAAATAAAATATTCATAATTGCTATAGCCTTCTTGATATTAATATTTGGTTGCAAGTTCATCTACGATGAATTAGGTTATGTTTCAACCGATGATGCTTATGTCGAAACAACAACAGTACAAGTTTCACCAAAAGTTTCAGGTCAGCTTGTTAAAGTATTGGTTAGTGATAATCAAAAGGTTAAAAAAGGTGATTTAATTGCTGTTATCGAAGATAATGACTACAAAATAAAACTTGCACAAGCTAGTGCAAAATATGAACAAGCAATACAAAACCAAAAGAATGCAAAAGCAAATCATGAATCTGTCCAAACACAAATCGCAACAGCAAAAGCCGATTATGAAAGATACAAACATTCTTATGAAGCAGGTGCTGTATCAAAACAAGCTTATGATGCGGCAAAAACAAAATATGATAGCGTAAAAGCAACTTTGACAAACAGTTCTGAAGCTTTAATTACAAAAGACGGAAAAAGTGTTGCTGACGCTCAAATTGCGGAATTAAAAGCACTGAAAAATCAAGCAGAACTATATTTATCATACACAAGGATTTATGCACCACAAGATGGGACAATTGCGGGCAAAAAAGCATCTGTCGGAATGTTAGTTCAACCGGGAACCCCTTTATTAACAATCGTTCCACATAATGTTTGGGTTATTGCAAACTATAAAGAAAACCAGCTTGAACATATTGAAATTGGTCAAGAAGTTGAAATCAAAGTCGATGCATATCCTCATCAAAAGTTCACCGGCAAAATTGACAGTTTTCAAAGAGCATCAGGAGCTAAATCTTCTATGTTTCCACCAGAAAATGCTGTTGGTTCTTTTGTAAAAATAGTTCAAAGAATTCCTGTAAAAATAGTATTTACAGACCTAACCGAAGAACAAATGAAGAAGATAATTCCCGGAATGAGTGTTGAGCCAAAAGTTAATATCAGAAAAGCGATTTAG
- a CDS encoding MarR family transcriptional regulator: protein MKINRYTESLEYNLEATARVLQEAVSVKFKELNFGISYDEFIILDEILHTPGILQIELAKRILKGRAYTGKFLIALEEKGYIERRTAIKGKRQVVMPNYITEEGIKVHKIAVQTVKDFDADILGATREDLQPIMFFLKTLKNNIEEKYRVKFL, encoded by the coding sequence ATGAAAATTAATCGATACACTGAAAGTTTAGAATATAATTTAGAGGCAACTGCACGAGTCTTGCAAGAAGCTGTTTCTGTTAAATTTAAAGAACTAAATTTTGGTATTTCTTATGATGAATTTATAATTTTAGATGAAATTTTACATACACCGGGCATTTTACAAATTGAGTTAGCAAAAAGAATTCTTAAAGGTCGAGCTTACACAGGGAAATTCTTAATCGCTTTAGAAGAAAAAGGCTATATTGAAAGAAGAACTGCAATTAAAGGTAAAAGACAAGTTGTTATGCCAAATTATATAACAGAAGAAGGTATAAAAGTCCATAAAATTGCAGTACAAACTGTTAAGGATTTTGATGCGGATATTTTAGGTGCAACTAGAGAAGATTTGCAACCGATTATGTTTTTTTTGAAGACGCTTAAAAACAATATAGAAGAAAAATACAGAGTTAAATTTCTCTAA
- a CDS encoding SDR family oxidoreductase: MKKILITGGAGFIGSNLCENLLSEDNYIYCLDDFTSGSKSNIQEFLNNKNFEFIKHNVINPIDIMVDEIYHLACPASPVYYQKDPIKTLKTSIWGINNMLELALKYNAKILYTSTSEVYGDPLVHPQKESYWGNVNPIGIRSCYDEGKRAAETLLTDYRRAYNINAKTVRIFNTFGPKMAQNDGRVISNFITQALDNKDITVYGDGSQTRSICYVDDTISGLRTLMASDFKGPVNIGNNKELTINEIAELIIKLTNSKSKIIHLQLPSDDPKKRRPDLRTAKENLNWEPKTDLIEALNTTIQYFSSNKCIEL, encoded by the coding sequence ATGAAAAAAATATTAATTACAGGCGGTGCTGGTTTTATAGGAAGCAATTTATGCGAAAATTTATTATCCGAAGATAATTATATATATTGCCTCGACGATTTCACATCAGGGTCAAAAAGCAATATTCAAGAATTTTTAAATAATAAGAATTTTGAATTTATTAAACACAATGTTATAAACCCGATTGATATAATGGTAGATGAAATCTACCATCTTGCATGCCCTGCAAGTCCTGTTTATTACCAAAAAGACCCGATTAAAACTCTCAAAACCTCGATTTGGGGGATAAACAATATGCTTGAGCTCGCACTAAAATATAATGCGAAAATTCTTTACACTTCAACATCTGAAGTCTACGGCGACCCACTTGTCCACCCCCAAAAAGAAAGCTATTGGGGCAATGTAAACCCAATCGGGATAAGAAGTTGCTATGATGAGGGCAAAAGAGCTGCAGAAACTTTGCTGACAGACTATAGAAGAGCTTATAACATCAATGCCAAAACAGTTAGAATTTTCAATACCTTCGGTCCCAAAATGGCACAAAATGACGGACGTGTAATTTCAAACTTCATCACACAAGCTTTAGATAACAAAGATATAACGGTTTATGGCGACGGTTCACAAACAAGAAGCATTTGCTACGTTGATGATACAATAAGCGGCTTAAGAACCCTTATGGCGTCTGACTTTAAAGGACCTGTCAATATCGGTAACAACAAAGAATTAACTATAAACGAGATTGCAGAATTAATTATAAAATTGACAAATTCAAAATCAAAAATCATACACTTACAACTCCCATCTGATGACCCTAAAAAAAGAAGACCTGATTTGAGAACAGCAAAAGAAAATTTAAACTGGGAGCCGAAAACCGACCTGATAGAAGCCCTAAACACCACTATTCAATATTTCAGCTCAAATAAATGTATTGAATTATAG
- a CDS encoding isocitrate/isopropylmalate dehydrogenase family protein, translating to MKTITLIPGDGIGPEITNAVTKIIKKAGLDINWDIQNAGADVAEKEGSPLPQRVIDSIKKNKIALKAPVTTPIGKGFRSVNVALRKELDLYANLRPCKNIEGIKTKFDDVDIIVVRENTEDLYAGIERKVDDDTMESIKIITRKASMRIAKFAFDYAVKNGRKSVSAVSKANICKLSDGLFLECTREVAKSYPNIEYKEILVDNLCMQLVQNPSRFDVLVLPNLYGDIVSDLTAGLIGGLGVAQGANIGLECAVFEPVHGSAPDIKGKHLANPTALLLSAIEMLKYIGENNTAEKIDTALRATIKEAKYLTKDLKGSASTEEFTEEIIKKL from the coding sequence ATGAAAACAATAACTTTAATCCCCGGGGACGGAATAGGACCTGAAATCACAAACGCAGTTACAAAAATCATAAAAAAAGCAGGTTTAGATATAAACTGGGATATTCAAAATGCCGGAGCAGATGTTGCAGAAAAAGAAGGAAGCCCACTTCCTCAAAGAGTAATTGACTCTATCAAAAAAAATAAAATAGCATTAAAAGCACCCGTCACAACCCCTATAGGAAAAGGCTTTCGCAGTGTAAATGTTGCATTGAGAAAAGAACTCGACTTATATGCAAATCTTCGTCCCTGCAAAAATATCGAAGGTATAAAAACGAAATTTGATGATGTTGACATAATTGTCGTAAGAGAAAACACAGAAGACTTATATGCCGGTATCGAAAGAAAAGTTGATGACGACACAATGGAGTCAATTAAAATAATTACAAGAAAAGCTTCTATGCGAATTGCAAAATTTGCATTTGATTATGCAGTAAAAAACGGTAGAAAATCAGTATCTGCTGTATCAAAAGCCAATATTTGCAAGCTTTCTGACGGATTATTTTTAGAATGCACAAGAGAAGTTGCAAAATCTTATCCGAATATTGAATACAAAGAAATCTTGGTTGATAATTTGTGCATGCAACTTGTTCAAAACCCATCTCGCTTTGATGTGTTGGTGCTTCCTAATTTATACGGCGACATCGTTTCTGACTTAACAGCAGGTTTAATCGGCGGACTCGGAGTAGCTCAAGGTGCAAATATAGGTCTTGAATGTGCGGTTTTTGAACCTGTCCATGGTTCTGCTCCCGACATCAAAGGTAAACACCTCGCTAACCCTACTGCCCTTCTTTTATCTGCAATCGAAATGCTTAAATATATCGGCGAAAATAACACCGCAGAAAAAATAGATACTGCTTTAAGAGCAACTATAAAAGAAGCAAAATATCTAACAAAAGATTTAAAAGGTTCTGCATCGACAGAAGAATTCACGGAAGAAATAATTAAAAAGTTATAA
- the lepB gene encoding signal peptidase I, whose amino-acid sequence MKINEEKIKAFLKETFETVVFVIVMVVVIRFFIGEIRWIPSASMHPTLLEGDRVFVERVTRFFSSPKRGDIMVFYPPDEDLQTDFWSVFRRLTGFACTDRAYIKRVIGLPGEKFEVANNSDGSYSILINGKPIKEPYIQSKYDYSPCMPNMYCGPLTIPDGEYFMMGDNRGNSQDSRYWGLLPKERVIGKATVLFWPVTRLHYFNQKY is encoded by the coding sequence TTGAAAATAAACGAAGAAAAAATAAAAGCATTTTTAAAAGAAACATTCGAAACTGTTGTTTTTGTCATAGTGATGGTAGTTGTGATAAGGTTTTTCATCGGAGAGATAAGATGGATTCCGTCTGCTTCCATGCACCCGACTTTGCTTGAAGGCGACAGGGTTTTTGTTGAAAGAGTGACGAGATTTTTCTCTTCTCCAAAACGTGGCGATATTATGGTCTTTTATCCGCCTGATGAAGATTTGCAAACAGATTTTTGGTCAGTATTCAGAAGATTGACAGGCTTTGCTTGTACGGATAGAGCTTATATCAAACGTGTAATCGGGCTTCCCGGTGAAAAGTTTGAAGTTGCAAATAATTCTGACGGTTCATATAGTATTTTGATTAACGGAAAACCAATAAAAGAACCTTATATCCAAAGTAAATATGACTATTCGCCTTGTATGCCCAATATGTATTGCGGACCTTTAACTATTCCTGATGGCGAATATTTTATGATGGGCGACAACCGTGGAAACTCTCAAGATTCACGCTATTGGGGACTTTTGCCTAAAGAACGAGTTATCGGAAAAGCAACAGTTCTATTTTGGCCTGTTACAAGGTTGCATTATTTTAATCAAAAATACTAA
- a CDS encoding CinA family protein: MIKKLYSTIANIIAIFELCPAFFGLKLEKKIAKLLIRNGLTLSTAESCTGGLISSRLTDVSGSSLFVKQNFITYSNESKTEHLGVEPELIKEYGVVSKEVATAMAKGVLKHTSSDIAIATTGIAGPTGGSKKKPVGLIYLSVANFEKTKTIRFNANRFLNRRIIKFIFSQVAMQYLYKFLKEEYFKEKSKEKTK, translated from the coding sequence ATGATAAAAAAACTATACTCAACAATCGCAAATATTATAGCTATATTTGAGCTTTGTCCGGCATTTTTCGGACTCAAACTTGAAAAAAAAATAGCAAAATTATTGATAAGAAACGGACTCACTTTATCAACCGCTGAATCTTGCACCGGAGGGCTCATCAGCTCTAGGCTTACAGATGTTTCCGGAAGCTCTCTTTTTGTCAAACAAAATTTTATAACCTATTCTAATGAATCCAAAACAGAGCATTTGGGCGTTGAACCTGAATTAATTAAAGAATACGGAGTCGTGAGCAAAGAAGTCGCAACCGCTATGGCAAAAGGAGTTTTAAAACACACAAGCTCTGATATTGCCATTGCAACTACAGGTATAGCAGGTCCTACAGGAGGCTCTAAAAAGAAACCTGTCGGTTTGATATATTTAAGTGTTGCGAATTTTGAAAAAACAAAAACTATTCGTTTTAACGCAAATAGATTTTTAAACCGCAGAATTATTAAATTTATATTTTCTCAGGTTGCTATGCAATATTTGTATAAATTTTTAAAAGAAGAATATTTTAAGGAAAAAAGTAAGGAAAAGACAAAATGA
- a CDS encoding polyprenyl synthetase family protein codes for MSTFKVNIEPVNEEMRELERKLEILINANETPLNLFLNNFIFSKSKRLRSLLCFLLVKALNKPIKKDIIKLAASTELIHNATLIHDDVIDNSDKRRGQKTINAEFDNQLAVIAGDFLLSLALEELISLNRNDIIHIYTKSLTKICSGEIFQYFEKNEIVSLEEYIEKSKLKTALLFEAILLSCVLLSDEKNYAKEISGFAINFGLAFQIRDDLVSLLNLDDSKPYEEDLKNGNYTAPIIFLLKEDKNLLSLPNDELVKKLKNSSAIDDTKNLIALYAKSAIDYLGFIEDNQYKQSIVKLCQHICEV; via the coding sequence TTGAGTACTTTTAAGGTAAATATTGAACCTGTAAACGAGGAAATGAGAGAATTAGAGAGAAAACTCGAAATTCTTATCAATGCTAATGAAACACCTTTAAATCTGTTTTTGAATAATTTCATATTTTCTAAGTCAAAGAGATTGCGTTCGTTGTTGTGCTTTTTATTGGTTAAAGCTTTAAACAAGCCGATAAAAAAAGATATTATAAAATTGGCTGCATCGACTGAGTTAATCCACAATGCAACTCTTATTCACGATGATGTAATCGACAATTCAGATAAAAGACGCGGTCAAAAAACAATTAATGCAGAATTTGATAATCAATTGGCTGTAATTGCAGGTGATTTTTTGCTTTCACTCGCTTTAGAGGAGTTAATTTCACTCAATAGAAATGATATTATTCATATCTATACAAAATCTTTGACAAAAATTTGCAGCGGAGAGATTTTTCAATATTTTGAAAAAAACGAAATAGTTTCGCTTGAAGAATATATCGAAAAGTCTAAGTTGAAAACAGCACTGTTGTTTGAAGCTATCTTGTTATCTTGTGTTTTACTTTCGGATGAAAAAAATTATGCAAAAGAAATTTCAGGTTTTGCAATCAATTTCGGACTGGCTTTTCAAATTAGAGATGACTTGGTGAGCCTTTTAAATCTTGATGACTCAAAGCCTTATGAAGAGGATTTGAAAAATGGAAATTATACCGCTCCTATAATTTTCTTGTTAAAAGAAGATAAAAATCTATTGTCTTTACCAAATGATGAGCTTGTAAAAAAGCTTAAAAATTCAAGTGCTATAGATGATACCAAAAATTTAATTGCTTTATATGCAAAATCCGCTATTGATTATCTCGGGTTTATTGAGGATAATCAATATAAACAATCTATTGTAAAATTGTGCCAACATATTTGTGAGGTTTAA